In the genome of Drosophila yakuba strain Tai18E2 chromosome 3R, Prin_Dyak_Tai18E2_2.1, whole genome shotgun sequence, one region contains:
- the LOC6537038 gene encoding tetratricopeptide repeat protein 1, translating into MADNANSDDEFQDAIGEEITEKEATSTRQSEKDVDEIVEKQNQLALDDEAEQGAAGGDSIATPSTVDSELTIEELREREKDLSPEQLAANKEKADKLKLEGNELFKNDDAEGAAKTYTEALDICPSTSPKERAVLYGNRAAAKIKLEANKAAIDDCTKAIELWPEYVRALLRRAKLYEQDDKPDEALEDYKKVIEIDPGQQEAREAQVRLPPIINERNEKLKNEMMSSLKDLGNMILKPFGLSTQNFQMQQDPNTGSYSINFNQKPS; encoded by the exons ATGGCAGACAACGCCAATAGTGACGACGAATTCCAGGACGCGATCGGCGAGGAGATAACCGAAAAAGAGGCCACCAGCACGCGGCAGAGCGAAAAGGATGTGGATGAGATCGTGGagaagcaaaaccagctggcGTTGGATGACGAGGCGGAGCAGGGCGCGGCTGGCGGAGATTCCATTGCGACACCATCGACTGTGGACTCCGAGCTAACCATTGAGGAGCTGCGCGAACGGGAGAAGGATCTCAGCCCAGAGCAGCTGGCAGCTAACAAAGAAAAGGCCGATAAGCTGAAACTTGAAGGCAATGAATTGTTTAAGAACGACGATGCCGAAGGCGCCGCCAAGACCTACACAGAAGCTCTGGATATTTGCCCGTCGACCAGCCCCAAGGAGCGAGCAGTGCTGTACGGGAACAGGGCTGCTGCCAAGATTAAGCTGGAAGCCAACAAAGCAGCCATCGACGACTGCACAAAGGCCATCGAACTGTGGCCGGAGTATGTGAGGGCGCTTCTGAG GCGCGCCAAGCTCTATGAACAAGACGACAAGCCCGACGAGGCCCTGGAGGACTACAAAAAAGTTATTGAGATCGATCCCGGGCAGCAGGAAGCTCGCGAAGCTCAGGTTCGCCTCCCGCCCATTATTAACGAGCGCAACGAGAAGCTCAAGAACGAAATGATGTCCAGCCTAAAGGACCTGGGCAACATGATACTCAAACCGTTCGGGCTGTCTACACAGAATTTCCAAATGCAACAGGATCCCAACACGGGCTCGTATTCCATAAACTTCAACCAAAAACCCAGCTAG
- the LOC6537037 gene encoding methionine synthase reductase has product MDVGAYILSEYIPAKPLVGNLEVCFTAGEQTPTEACAQLKCGDVLKFPFARLDSQPRSVEIKESKVLVAADKATETKSVVELTLESTFDYQPGDTIGIMPTNNTEQVETLLYRLELLDQADATCHLKIVLNCAKKNAKLPAHIPATTTPREILTHCLSLNFVPQKQLLSALAGFTNDDKERGFLSCLSSKQATEHYQSLILEKGLLFIDILELCVNCRPSLAFLAEHLPRLLPRPYSIASSPLEDGNRNLRVIYSLLSHRPGVTTSMLEAAGQQSSPEHPKKVVIYPRISNLFRYTEQDLGSNQILIAVGTGLAPFLGFLAHKEELLKQQSQKESGHSWLYIGAKTPVAILKREKLMAWQQCSLLERLRMCYSRGESPIYVQQMLEEDCEDLVKFLMKPETVLYVCADGAKISQSIASGLGRCLQKALHLSEDEASQLLKELKTQGKYREDVWL; this is encoded by the exons ATGGACGTAGGAGCTTATATTCTGAGTGAATACATCCCCGCCAAGCCGCTGGTCGGAAATCTGGAGGTGTGCTTTACGGCCGGAGAGCAG ACACCCACCGAAGCATGCGCCCAACTGAAATGCGGCGATGTTTTGAAGTTTCCATTCGCCCGCTTGGATTCCCAGCCAAGGTCAGTGGAGATAAAGGAGAGCAAGGTGCTCGTGGCTGCAGATAAGGCAACGGAGACGAAAAGTGTGGTGGAGCTGACCCTGGAGTCCACGTTTGACTACCAACCCGGGGACACCATCGGCATTATGCCTACTAATAACACGGAACAAGTGGAAACCCTTCTTTATCGGCTGGAACTGTTAGACCAGGCCGacgccacttgccacttgaaGATAGTGCTCAACTGCGCCAAGAAGAATGCAAAGCTACCCGCCCACATTCCAGCAACGACTACTCCCCGGGAGATCCTTACTCACTGCCTGTCCCTAAACTTTGTTCCGCAGAAGCAGCTCCTCAGCGCTCTGGCCGGATTTACCAACGACGACAAAGAGCGTGGTTTCTTGTCCTGTCTATCTTCTAAACAGGCCACCGAGCACTACCAATCGCTGATCTTAGAAAAAGGTCTGCTTTTCATTGATATTCTTGAATTGTGCGTCAACTGCAGGCCATCACTGGCCTTCCTGGCAGAGCATTTGCCACGACTGCTGCCGCGACCCTACTCAATTGCTAGTAGTCCTTTGGAGGATGGCAATCGCAACCTCCGCGTTATCTACTCGCTGCTCAGCCACAGACCTGGAGTCACAACCAGCATGTTGGAGGCGGCTGGCCAGCAAAGTAGTCCGGAGCATCCAAAAAAGGTGGTTATCTACCCTCGAATAAGCAACCTATTCCGTTACACAGAGCAGGATCTGGGCAGCAACCAAATACTTATTGCAGTTGGCACAGGTCTGGCGCCCTTTCTTGGATTCTTAGCCCACAAGGAGGAGCTTTTAAAACAGCAGTCGCAAAAGGAAAGTGGACATTCCTGGCTATACATTGGCGCCAAGACCCCAGTAGCCATTCTTAAGCGTGAAAAACTTATGGCCTGGCAGCAATGCTCGCTGCTGGAGCGCCTACGGATGTGTTATTCGCGAGGCGAGTCGCCCATCTATGTGCAACAAATGTTGGAGGAGGACTGCGAGGATCTGGTCAAGTTCCTGATGAAGCCGGAGACTGTGTTATACGTTTGTGCCGATGGCGCCAAGATTTCGCAGTCCATTGCAAGTGGCTTAGGTCGGTGCCTGCAGAAGGCTCTGCATCTTTCGGAGGACGAAGCTTCGCAGCTGTTGAAGGAACTGAAGACGCAGGGAAAATATCGCGAGGATGTTTGGCTGTAA